The genomic window CCCATCATCTTTAAGACACCGGTGAACAACGGACATATAGGTTTTGTAATTTTTCCATCCCACATGCTCAAACATACCGATGGAAACAATCCGATCATATTTTTCATTTAAGTCACGGTAGTCTATCAGTTCAATAGTTACATCAAGGCCCTCGCACTGTTTTCCGGCATATTCGGCTTGTTCCTTAGAAACAGTAATTCCCTTGACTTTAACGCCATAGGTTTGCGCGGCGTATTTTGCAAATCCCCCCCAGCCACATCCTATGTCCAACACCGTCATACCCTGCTTTAACCCAATTTTACGGCATATCAGATCCAATTTCCCGATCTGAGCCTCATCCAGGTTGCGGGCATTATGCCAATATCCGCACGAATAGTTCAGCCCCTTATCCAACATTAATTTAAAAAGCGTGTTGCCGGTATCATAATGCCGCCGACCGACGATAAATGCCCTGGCCCCCCTTTGGACGTTCATTACCCTGGCTTTAAAAATCTCCCAAAGGATTGCTGGTTTCAGAGATTTGGCCTTCTTGTCTATCCGGTATTCCAAGAGACGTTTGAAAAATTCGTCCAGCGCGTTGCAGTCCCACCAGCCGTCCATGTAGCTTTCTCCCAGGGCCAGGGAACCACCGGAAATTACCCGTTGGTAGAATTGGGGGTTATTAATTTGAATGTCCCATGGACGATTTCCGTTGATCCGGATATCCAAAGGGGTTAGCATGTTTTTAATTAACTGTTTTGCTTTTTGTTTTTCCACGATTCACCTTCCTTTTCAGGTTCGTTCCCCGCGTTTAAAAATTAAAAAACAAGTTACAGAAGCTTAACCCATCTTCTTGATGGTCATACTGGATTAAACGTAATTTCAAAGACTTAAGATTTTAAAATGGCACTTTATAGAACTCCGCTTGCCTATCTTCATCGTAAGCCATTGAAATAAAAACGTCTTTTATGTACACCAAATCAAAAAAAAATTCTAACATTTTTTTAACATGATTTATTTTTTATGAAATTTTCAATAAGTTGTTGAGACACTTCTATTGTTTGTCATAAATTAAACCTGGCAGATGATATGTCAGGTTGGCTCTTAGCCGTTAGTGAGCATGTCTATGATGCTTTTTTTTCATTCGCATTTTCAAAATAGTCGGATGCGCAGTGCCGGAAATATAGCCATATTGCCGACATATAGATTTTTTTGAGCTTTATCCAACACAATTCCGTCTGCACCCAGTGCTGTGAATATTAACTCGGGGGCGTCGCCGTTTCCTTTCAATAATTCGCCGTCCAGCCATACTTGTGCGTTCCCGAATTGATCGACTTTTCATATGATGCCTAAAATGGGATCTGTAACGTAAATATTACCTGCTTTGTCGAATACAAGGTCATTCAAACCACCGAGATGGTCGAGTTCGGCGAACGCTGTAGCCCTTTGGCCATCACACAGATTCCAGACAACCGCGCCCTTGATATCTGACAAGCTGGTACTGACGGCATAAATGCAGTTGTCCGGACCCATCTTGATCCCCAGGGTAAAAACTGGAATGGGCAAAGTACCGAACACGGATATTTCACCTCGGGAGGATAGTTTCCAAACTTTGGCAGACATAGACCAATACAGATTGCCCTGGGCGTCCATTGTTATGGATTCGGGGCTTTCTTTAAGTGTTGTGGCAAATTTTAAAACGACTTCCAGGTTTGGTTCGGTTGCTGCGACAGTTTGCAAACCCAATCCACATGCACACAAAATCATTGCAAACATAAGACTGGACGCAATTTTTTTAAACATTTTCTTCTTCTGAAATGACGGTTAATTCAAGCAGACGGACACAGATCATTTAAAAAACATCGGTCGCACGCGGGCTTTCTTGCGTGACATATTTGGCGGCCCAAATAAATAAACTGCAGCCCGATATCGTTCCACACAGTTTTGGGTAACGCATCCATCAACTCAAACTCCACCTTAACCGGATCTGTTCCATGGGCGATCCCCAGACGCCTTGACACCCGAAACACATGGGTATCCACCACAATGGTCGGGATATTGAAACATACGGACCGAACCACATTGGCGGTTTTTCTTCCCACACCTGACAGACTGGTTAATGCCTTGATATCCCGGGGGACCTTACCATTGAACTCTTTTTGAATTTTATTTGCACAGGCCTTGATATTCTTTGCCTTGTTGTTGTAAAAGCCGGTGGAAAAAATTATTTTTTTTATATCATCAAGGCTTGCCCCGGCAAGGGAATCCGGGTCCGGGTAGCGGGCAAACAACACCTTTGTCACCTTGTTGACTTGATTATCCGTGCACTGGGCAGACAAAATGGTTGCAATGAGCAATTCAAAAGGATTGGTGTGATCAAGTTGTGTATTGACAACCGGATAGTGTGCCTTTAGCCTTTCAATAATAACCGATACAAATTGGGATACCTGTTTCATACCCTAAAATTTATATATGAACCTTATTAAAACCACAAGACAAGTCAAAGCTTTGGGGCTTTGCTCGGGTGGGCTTGACAGTATGCTGGCAGCCCTCATACTCAAGGACCAGGACATTGATGTGACCTGGATCAGTTTTGAAACCCCATTTTTTGATGCCGGGGCCGCTAAAAAAGCTGCAAAACAGATCGACATACCATTGATTGTAAAAGATATTACAGACGATTACATGGAAATGATGAAAGCGCCAAAAGCAGGGTTCGGCAAAAACATGAACCCATGCATGGACTGCCATACATTGATGTTTGCCAAAGCAGGCCTCATGATGGCGGAAGTGGGGGCTGATTTTTTATTTTCAGGAGAAGTGGTGGGGCAACGGCCGAAATCCCAGACAAAAAATTCACTGCGCTATGTTGAAAAAAATTGCGGGTTTGACGGGCTGATACTTCGGCCTTTAAGCGCCGGTCTGTTACCCGAAACCATTGCCGAACAAAAGGGCCTTGTGGACAGAAGTCGCCTTCTATCCATCAGCGGCCGGGGCAGAAAACCCCAGGTCGCCCTGGCGCAAAAATATGGTATCACGGAATACCCCTCCCCAGCCGGCGGATGCCTGCTCACGGACAAAGGATATTCCCAGCGGCTAAGAGATCTTTTATATGTCCAAAAAACGCAAAATAAAACCCAGCTGCATCTACTCAAACACGGCCGGCACTTCCGCCTGGACAGCAGATCCAAGCTTGTGGTGGGAAGAAATAAGGCAGAAAACAAACGGATCATGAAGCTCTATGACCCTGACACCCACATCCGTCTTCGCTGCACCCACCTGCCCGGCCCGGATGCCTTGGTTTTCGGCCAGACCAACGAGACAACCCTGCAGCTGGCAGCCACAATCACAGCCGGGTACACCAAAGCCCCTGCCGGATCGCTGACGATCATCAGTATATTTGAAAAACAGGCAACAAAGCAGATAGAGGTAACCACCCCTGAATCAGGAATATTTCACAACCTATTGATACAAACACCTTAAACTGCCTTTGGTGACTGCACCTTTTTTTCTGCCACACCGGGGTTGACATGGTCTCCATTAAAAGTTAGCTAACAAAAAATATCGTGCTAAAATCGCTCTTGTTTTTATGCTGTTTTTCCAATGGACCACAGGCATAGGAGACATTTAAAAAAATGGAGAAGAAAATGAATAGGCTTTTAAAAATAATAGCATCTTGTCTGATAATTTTCTATCCGGCAGTCGAAGTGCATGCGGCCAGGATGGATGAAACCCAGATCCTTCAGGCAGCCCGAAACTGGATGGACAGGAATAAAGTTTTTCAGCAGGAAGCCGGCAAGGGAAATATCTATCAAGTGGAAACCGTATCCACAATTGCTGTGGATGAACAAAACGATCCCTTAGCCTATCGTGTTGACCTGTATCCTAAAGGATACATAATCATCTCGGGCAATGATCTTATCGCCCCGGTCATTACGTTCAGTACCCAAAGCGACCTTAATTTTCAAGATCACAGGGATAATGCTTTCAGAACCCTTTTGATGGGGGATCTGGATTATTGTCGCCAGGCGCTGGCACAATTGGCTCCCCAAGCAAAAGCGGCTGGGAGCGACCAAAACACAAGTCTTTCAAAAAATCAACGACTCTGGCAAAAATTGCTTGCCACGGAAATCAGCCTGAAAGACCTTACTGCCGACACCGCGGGTGATACACCCCTCATTGGCCCATTGATGACCACCACCTGGGATCAAAACCGGCACTATAATGCGATGTGCCCCGTGGATTCCCAGGCCTCCGACTATTACTACGGCCGGATGCCCGTCGGATGCGTGGCCACAGCAGCCGGCCAATTGATGAAATATTACAATTGGCCGGCACAAGGGACAAATTCCCACTCGTATGTTGATCAGATAGAGGGTGTGAATACCCTTCTGGATGCCCAGTTTTTTGATCCCTATGACTGGTCGGCCATGCTGAATGCTTATAATCCATGGGAAGAGGAACCCCAGGCGTCTGTTGATGCGGTATCAGAGCTTCTTTATGAAATAGGCGTCTCTGTTGAAATGGACTATGACCATACGGGCTCCAGTGCTTCGGTATATTACTTGAATTCGTCTTTGAGTTCCTATTTTTATTATGAAACCGGCAGCTATATTCTTCGCAGCAGCAATCAGACAGCCTTTGATGAAGCCATGCGAAACAACATGATCGCACAACAGGTTGTGGTGGCGACCTATCCGGGACATGCTATTGTAGTGGATGGTCTTGATCAGGAAGATACCGAAGACTTTTATCATATCAATTATGGATGGGGAGGGACAAACAACGGCTGGTATCGATTGACTGAAGTTCCGATTAGCGCTTCCGGTTCAACAACAAGCGCCCTTTTTTCTGGTATCTTCGATGTCCTGCCCCGATTTTTACCACTGCTTCAGGATTTTACATACCCCATCGACACAGACGGACAGATTGATCTCATCTGGGACTTCCCTGAAGTCAGGCGGGCCGAGGTCACACAATTTCAGGTCCTTTTAGGCCAATATGGGCCCATTGACTTTTTTGATTCTTGTGACGATCTCTCCAACTGGAGTGGGTCTTCTTACTGGCAGGTGAAACCGGAACAGGGATATACAGCAACCGGATTTTACCTGCCCCCGAATATTCTGGGAAATTTTGACCTGAACCTGACTGTACCGGTCCAGGCAACTTCGGATACCACTTTAAGGTTCCAGTATAAAGCGGTATTAGTCGATGCGCACCTCCTATTGCAAACATCGGCGGATAATGGCAATACCTGGGTTACCCACCTTGATGTGACAGACACCCCGGGGGACCAGGGCTGGATTGAGGCACAAATCGATCTTGCCGTCCAGCCCGAAGACCTTTTGATACGCTTTAGGTATGAGTTCGAAGGCGGCAGTGCTTATCAAGTTCCCTATGGGGGTGTATGGCTTGATGATATTGACATCAGCAACGCTGAATTGCTTGTTTGGGAGGTAGCCGGGGAAGCCTTAACTCCGGAGACAGACCAGTACCGACTCAACCTGGATGATGGAACTTATTCTTTTTGTGTGCAGGCGGCAGACAGTCAGGGATGGGGACCCCGATCTCCCATTAAAGAACTCGTTGTTGAAACTTCAGGCATTTATGCAGATTTCAACCAGGACAATGATGTGGATGGTCTTGATCTTGCGAAGTTTATTGCCAACGGGAACCTGGAACGACTCTCAGAAGTCGCCGGAAATTTCGGACGCCAGGAGTAAACCCGGACGGCATAATATAGTGTCTGCCCGAAAACCTGAAACTCCCCCCCCCTCGTACTCGGCAAAATTTACGGTTTTCGGTCGGGCGCTAATCTATCTGGGCAGCCTTGAGCTGTCCACACGCCGCAGAGATATCATCCCCCTTACTTTTCCTGACAATGGCGGTCATATTCCGGTCTAAAAGAATAGTCAAAAAAGCATTGACCCGATCTTGTGACGGCCTCTTAAACGGTGCTTTGGCATGTTCATTAAACGGAATAAGATTCACCTTTGCCCGAATAGGGGCAAGCAGACGGACCAGTTTATGGGCATGGGCGTCGCTGTCATTAACACCGCTCATCAAAATATACTCAAAGGTAATTTTGTTCCTGGGCTTCATCTCAAATTTTTTACAGGCCGCAAGCAATGCCTCAATGGGCCAGGTACGGTTAACCGGCATCAGACTTGAACGTAAGTCATTGTCCGTGGCATTCAGCGACACCGCAAGGTTAACTTCAGTATCAAGACCCAGTTGAACGATTTTAGGTGCAATGCCGGAGGTGGAAACCGTTACCTTGCGAGAGGAAAACTTCATCCCAAAATCCGTATCAAAAATGACACCAAGACTACGCAAAAGATTGTCATAATTGGCCAAAGGTTCTCCCATGCCCATGAACACAATATTGGACAAAGACAGGGGTTCAATGCCCTGTTGGGCCACAAACCGTCTGGCATCCCGGATTTGCCCTACAATCTCTCCCATGGTCAGGTTTCTTTTAAACCCGGTCTTGGCGGTTAAGCAGAATTTACAGTCCATGGCACACCCGGCCTGGGTGGACACACAAAGAGTATAATGGTCTTTTTCGGGTATAAGGACGCTTTCCACATACTCCCCGTCAGCCAGACGATGCAAAAACTTCTTTGTAGAATCAACAGAGGTTTCCATATTTTCCAATTCCAGGAGCCCCAAGCAAAAATGTTTGGCCAATTCTTCCCGTAGATTTTTGCCCAGATCGGTCATCTCTTCAAAACTGCCTGCAAGCTTTAAGTAGAGCCACTTGAACACCTGATCTGCCCTAAAACGCCGTATACTCTTATTTTCGAACCATTCACCCAATTCCTGACGGGTAAAATCCAATATATCCTTCATTGGTTACACCTGTATATTTTTATTATTTTCTTGACATTACACGTATTATTTTTTAAATTCAATGATTTGATTTGATACTGACAAAAAGGTTACCTTGCACATGTTTGACAATTTAAGCGATCGGCTGGATTCTGTTTTTAAAAAACTTAAAGGACACGGGACCCTTACCGAGAACAACATTGAAGACGGTTTAAAACAGGTCAGATTGGCACTTCTGGAAGCCGATGTCAATTATAAGGTTGCAAAAAATGTCATTTCAGATATAAAGGCCCGAGCTCTTGGCCAGGAGGTCATGCAAAGTCTTACCCCGGGTCAGCAGGTCATCAAAATTGTAAATGAAGAATTTACAAAAATAATGGGCTCCACCCACCAGGAACTGAACCTTTCCGCCACCGGTGCAACGGCTATCATGTTGGTGGGTTTGCAGGGTTCCGGCAAGACGACCACAGCAGGTAAACTGGCGAATTTCCTGCGTAAAACAGGCAGAAAACCGTATCTTGTGCCTGTGGATGTATACCGTCCGGCCGCCATCGACCAGCTGACCAAGCTGGGAAAACAGATGGATGTGCCGGTATTTGCATCCACAACAGACATGAAACCGCTCAAGATCTGCCAGGATGCAAAAGTTGCCGCAAGAGATCTTGGCTGCGACACCCTGCTCATTGACACGGCGGGACGGTTGCATCTGGATGATGCGCTCATGGCCGAGCTCGAAGAGATAAAAAAGGGAATCAACCCGGCAGAGACGCTTCTGGTGGCCGACGCCATGACCGGCCAGGATGCGGTGAACATTGCCGGTGAATTTGATAAACGGTTGGATATTTCCGGCTTTGTGCTGACTAAGATGGACGGCGATGCCCGGGGCGGTGCGGCGCTGTCTATAAAAGCTGTGACCGGCAAGCCGTTAAAATTCATCGGTGTGGGTGAAAAAACAACGGCCCTTGAGCCCTTTCATCCAGACCGCATGGCGTCCAGAATTCTTGGCATGGGAGACACCCTCTCCTTTATTGAAAAGGCTGTGGAGGCGGTTGACCAAAAAGAAGCTCAGGCCCTTGAAAAAAAGTTTAGAAAAAATCAGTTTACCTTGGAAGATTTTAAAAACCAGATGCACCAGGTTCGCAAGATGGGATCCATAAAAGATCTTTTGGGCATGCTGCCCGGGGTAAATAAAAAGATGCTCAAAGATTTGAACATTGACGATAAGGAATTTACAAAAATAGAGGCAATTATCAACTCCATGACTCTGGAGGAACGAACCAAACATGCAATCATTAAAGCGTCCCGCAAAAGACGGATTGCCCTTGGTTCAGGAACCTCGGTACAGGATGTGAACAAATTGCTTAAAAGCTACACCCAGTCCATGAAAATGATGAAAAAATTTAATAAAGGCGGCATGAAAAACCTTCGTGGCATGCTGCCATTCTAAGGAGAGACAAAAATTATGGCAGTAAAACTCAGACTTACCCGTAAAGGCACCAAAAAGAAACCCTTTTACAGAATTGTTGCAGCTGATATTGAGGCACCTAGGGACGGCAAGTTCCTTGAAGCCGTGGGCACCTATGACCCCATGCAGGATCCAGCCGTTATCAACCTTAAGCAAGACCGGGTGCAGTACTGGCTGGAACAGGGTGCCAAACCCACCACAACGGTAAAAAGTATCCTTAAAAAACAAAGCGCGGAAAGCGTTTCTGCCTAAGGCTACCTTAAAGGGAGAAAACCGCTGGACAGCCTTGAAAACAGCCGGGCCTCGATGTCATTGATTAGGAGATGTTTTTATGAAAGAGCTGATTGAGTACTTAGCAAAGGCATTGGTAGACAATCCCGATGAGGTTCAAGTCTCTGAAGTGACGGGTGACCAGACCTCCGTACTTGAACTCAAAGTGGCAAAGGAAGACTTAGGCAAGGTTATCGGTAAACAGGGCAGATCAGCCAGGGCCATGAGAACCATCCTGAGTGCCGCGGCCACAAAAATGAAAAAACGCACGGTACTGGAAATTATCGAGTAGTTCCATGGAGTGTTCGAACACCTGGCTGATTATCGGCAAGGTCACTGGCGTTCACGGCCTTAAGGGGAACCTGAAAGTATGGTCCTGGGCCCAGTCGCCCGCCACCTTTACCCAAGGGCTTGCCGTGATACTCAAAGATGAGGATACCCCCTTGGACACTGGCCGGGAATATATAATTCTGGGGACCGGCAAGTATAAAAAAGGGGTGCTTTTAACCCTTGAAGGAGTCACGACCCGGGAGGCCTCGGAAGCCCTTGTGGGAAAACTTGTGCTTGTGGATAAAACCAACCTTCCGGACCTGGATGAAGATACCTGGTACTGGCAGGATTTGATCGGACTGACGGTTGTCGATACCTGTGAGGGGGAGCTTGGGGAAGTAACACATCTTTTTCCCACAGGCGCCGATGATATCCTGGTTGTTATGGATCAAACATCACAAAACAAACAGGAAATACTGATTCCCATGAATGCCGTATTTATCAAGGAGATAAACCTTGAGACCGGCGTGATCAAGACAGAATTGCCTGAAGGATTTATCACGGACTAATTTTGGCCATGAAGTTTACCGTACTGACATTGTTTCCGGAATTTCTGGATGCATTTTTTGCGAACGGCATCATGGCCAGGGCGTTGAGCCGGGAGGTTATCAGCGCTGATAGCATCAATATCCGGGATTTTGCTTTTGACCGGCATAACAGCGTGGATGACCGCCCCTACGGTGGAGGCAGCGGCATGGTAATGATGCCGGGACCTTTGGAAAAGACCATTGATTCTGCCAGACAGGCTTCCAGCAATCCCCGAGTGGTGTGCCTGACTCCCCAAGGCAAACCTTTCACCCAGGCCCGGGCCTGTGAACTTGCCGTAGGCGGACAGGACTTGATTTTGATTTGCGGCCGGTACGAGGGGATTGATGAGCGGGTCTATACCCGACAGGTGGATGAAGAGATCTGCGTAGGGGACTTTGTGATGACCGGCGGAGAGATTGCTGCCATGGCAGTGATTGACGCCGTTGCCAGAATGATCCCCGGGGTGCTTGGGAGCAATGAATCATCCAGGGATGAATCGTTCATGGACAACCGTCTTGAATATGCCCAGTACACCCGGCCCGAAACATATGAGGGCATGGCTGTACCTGGGGTACTTTTGTCCGGGAACCATGAGAAAATCCGCCAATGGCGCAAACGATCCGCTCTGGAACGAACATTTATCAAGCGCCCGGATCTGTTTGAATCCCGGTGGCCGGATAGCGAAGAAAAAGAAGTTTTGCGGCAGTGGTGCCGGGAGCTTGAGGCATTAA from uncultured Desulfobacter sp. includes these protein-coding regions:
- the cfa gene encoding cyclopropane fatty acyl phospholipid synthase; amino-acid sequence: MEKQKAKQLIKNMLTPLDIRINGNRPWDIQINNPQFYQRVISGGSLALGESYMDGWWDCNALDEFFKRLLEYRIDKKAKSLKPAILWEIFKARVMNVQRGARAFIVGRRHYDTGNTLFKLMLDKGLNYSCGYWHNARNLDEAQIGKLDLICRKIGLKQGMTVLDIGCGWGGFAKYAAQTYGVKVKGITVSKEQAEYAGKQCEGLDVTIELIDYRDLNEKYDRIVSIGMFEHVGWKNYKTYMSVVHRCLKDDGLFLLHTIAGNTPAKNTDPWIGTYIFPNSMLPSASQITQAAEGLFILEDLHSLGRYYDQTLMVWYENFTQNWDHIKDQYDMRFFRMWSYYLLSCAASFRSRRNQLLQIVFSKQGIGQVFRSEGELFI
- the nth gene encoding endonuclease III; the encoded protein is MKQVSQFVSVIIERLKAHYPVVNTQLDHTNPFELLIATILSAQCTDNQVNKVTKVLFARYPDPDSLAGASLDDIKKIIFSTGFYNNKAKNIKACANKIQKEFNGKVPRDIKALTSLSGVGRKTANVVRSVCFNIPTIVVDTHVFRVSRRLGIAHGTDPVKVEFELMDALPKTVWNDIGLQFIYLGRQICHARKPACDRCFLNDLCPSA
- a CDS encoding tRNA 4-thiouridine(8) synthase ThiI produces the protein MNLIKTTRQVKALGLCSGGLDSMLAALILKDQDIDVTWISFETPFFDAGAAKKAAKQIDIPLIVKDITDDYMEMMKAPKAGFGKNMNPCMDCHTLMFAKAGLMMAEVGADFLFSGEVVGQRPKSQTKNSLRYVEKNCGFDGLILRPLSAGLLPETIAEQKGLVDRSRLLSISGRGRKPQVALAQKYGITEYPSPAGGCLLTDKGYSQRLRDLLYVQKTQNKTQLHLLKHGRHFRLDSRSKLVVGRNKAENKRIMKLYDPDTHIRLRCTHLPGPDALVFGQTNETTLQLAATITAGYTKAPAGSLTIISIFEKQATKQIEVTTPESGIFHNLLIQTP
- a CDS encoding C10 family peptidase — its product is MNRLLKIIASCLIIFYPAVEVHAARMDETQILQAARNWMDRNKVFQQEAGKGNIYQVETVSTIAVDEQNDPLAYRVDLYPKGYIIISGNDLIAPVITFSTQSDLNFQDHRDNAFRTLLMGDLDYCRQALAQLAPQAKAAGSDQNTSLSKNQRLWQKLLATEISLKDLTADTAGDTPLIGPLMTTTWDQNRHYNAMCPVDSQASDYYYGRMPVGCVATAAGQLMKYYNWPAQGTNSHSYVDQIEGVNTLLDAQFFDPYDWSAMLNAYNPWEEEPQASVDAVSELLYEIGVSVEMDYDHTGSSASVYYLNSSLSSYFYYETGSYILRSSNQTAFDEAMRNNMIAQQVVVATYPGHAIVVDGLDQEDTEDFYHINYGWGGTNNGWYRLTEVPISASGSTTSALFSGIFDVLPRFLPLLQDFTYPIDTDGQIDLIWDFPEVRRAEVTQFQVLLGQYGPIDFFDSCDDLSNWSGSSYWQVKPEQGYTATGFYLPPNILGNFDLNLTVPVQATSDTTLRFQYKAVLVDAHLLLQTSADNGNTWVTHLDVTDTPGDQGWIEAQIDLAVQPEDLLIRFRYEFEGGSAYQVPYGGVWLDDIDISNAELLVWEVAGEALTPETDQYRLNLDDGTYSFCVQAADSQGWGPRSPIKELVVETSGIYADFNQDNDVDGLDLAKFIANGNLERLSEVAGNFGRQE
- the rlmN gene encoding 23S rRNA (adenine(2503)-C(2))-methyltransferase RlmN, which codes for MKDILDFTRQELGEWFENKSIRRFRADQVFKWLYLKLAGSFEEMTDLGKNLREELAKHFCLGLLELENMETSVDSTKKFLHRLADGEYVESVLIPEKDHYTLCVSTQAGCAMDCKFCLTAKTGFKRNLTMGEIVGQIRDARRFVAQQGIEPLSLSNIVFMGMGEPLANYDNLLRSLGVIFDTDFGMKFSSRKVTVSTSGIAPKIVQLGLDTEVNLAVSLNATDNDLRSSLMPVNRTWPIEALLAACKKFEMKPRNKITFEYILMSGVNDSDAHAHKLVRLLAPIRAKVNLIPFNEHAKAPFKRPSQDRVNAFLTILLDRNMTAIVRKSKGDDISAACGQLKAAQID
- the ffh gene encoding signal recognition particle protein, yielding MFDNLSDRLDSVFKKLKGHGTLTENNIEDGLKQVRLALLEADVNYKVAKNVISDIKARALGQEVMQSLTPGQQVIKIVNEEFTKIMGSTHQELNLSATGATAIMLVGLQGSGKTTTAGKLANFLRKTGRKPYLVPVDVYRPAAIDQLTKLGKQMDVPVFASTTDMKPLKICQDAKVAARDLGCDTLLIDTAGRLHLDDALMAELEEIKKGINPAETLLVADAMTGQDAVNIAGEFDKRLDISGFVLTKMDGDARGGAALSIKAVTGKPLKFIGVGEKTTALEPFHPDRMASRILGMGDTLSFIEKAVEAVDQKEAQALEKKFRKNQFTLEDFKNQMHQVRKMGSIKDLLGMLPGVNKKMLKDLNIDDKEFTKIEAIINSMTLEERTKHAIIKASRKRRIALGSGTSVQDVNKLLKSYTQSMKMMKKFNKGGMKNLRGMLPF
- the rpsP gene encoding 30S ribosomal protein S16; amino-acid sequence: MAVKLRLTRKGTKKKPFYRIVAADIEAPRDGKFLEAVGTYDPMQDPAVINLKQDRVQYWLEQGAKPTTTVKSILKKQSAESVSA
- a CDS encoding KH domain-containing protein, with amino-acid sequence MKELIEYLAKALVDNPDEVQVSEVTGDQTSVLELKVAKEDLGKVIGKQGRSARAMRTILSAAATKMKKRTVLEIIE
- the rimM gene encoding ribosome maturation factor RimM (Essential for efficient processing of 16S rRNA), with translation MECSNTWLIIGKVTGVHGLKGNLKVWSWAQSPATFTQGLAVILKDEDTPLDTGREYIILGTGKYKKGVLLTLEGVTTREASEALVGKLVLVDKTNLPDLDEDTWYWQDLIGLTVVDTCEGELGEVTHLFPTGADDILVVMDQTSQNKQEILIPMNAVFIKEINLETGVIKTELPEGFITD
- the trmD gene encoding tRNA (guanosine(37)-N1)-methyltransferase TrmD yields the protein MKFTVLTLFPEFLDAFFANGIMARALSREVISADSINIRDFAFDRHNSVDDRPYGGGSGMVMMPGPLEKTIDSARQASSNPRVVCLTPQGKPFTQARACELAVGGQDLILICGRYEGIDERVYTRQVDEEICVGDFVMTGGEIAAMAVIDAVARMIPGVLGSNESSRDESFMDNRLEYAQYTRPETYEGMAVPGVLLSGNHEKIRQWRKRSALERTFIKRPDLFESRWPDSEEKEVLRQWCRELEALIHK